In a single window of the Campylobacter fetus subsp. testudinum 03-427 genome:
- a CDS encoding glycosyltransferase, family 1 (Pfam match to PF00534.16 Glycos_transf_1), with amino-acid sequence MELAYFSPLPDDRSGISAYSVELLRYLELFYNITLIYDNPDKVNESVKNRYKVISFNEFSPKNFDRLLYNMGNNIEFHANIYQTAIKNPGIVILHDFFLSGFMSNYNKIDPNFNIQDEIFYSHSYKGLTEFFLNSYDVFAKHYPINRRIIENSYGIITHTEKSLELAEFYYQNRDFLTHIPHLRASIIPDKQTAKKILSLQDKTIFCVFGLIEPNKMHKEILYAWNESLKNDKNAVLIYASGTTNDEYFLNLKDFVKANSIKNIIFTNWLDNNEYHMYQSACDVSIQLRASDNGEASGALLDCFNYENLVISNYSNFKDYTLYIDNIYELKFALKTCLNNNQNIVKNAKNLIITKHNPLSCASQIRDLIEKSYKNSNKLNVHKSRVLLDISAIAREDLKTGIARVVLQELNAILKISHMLVEPIYFDQRDGKKGYFYAGDFIASRHAIPFKNYTSTEVDIRDGDIFYGIDFPIFYKFPLFESAVYEAYKIGFFDKLKSKKTKIYFKIHDILPITSPQFFPYHACELHLQWIETIRKIDPFLIATSQKTKNDLEQYGFNKIKIIPLGSNFTELKVRHIKFKNRTFLAVGTIEERKAQKAIVNTFLRLQNEGIEANLIIVGKLGRVDEDFKEFLCKKHKNIKYLKFVSDRFLCSLYSSTEAIIAASYDEGYGLPMVEASYYGACIIARDIPVFRDILGENATYFKDDISLYETIKNYKSKKTNRQIGITWEYTAREILKLIKEDL; translated from the coding sequence ATGGAGTTAGCATATTTTTCACCTCTTCCAGATGATAGATCTGGCATATCTGCTTATTCAGTTGAATTATTGAGATATTTGGAGCTATTTTATAACATTACTTTAATTTATGATAATCCAGACAAGGTAAATGAGTCTGTTAAAAATAGATACAAAGTAATAAGCTTCAATGAGTTTAGTCCTAAAAATTTTGATCGCTTGCTTTATAATATGGGAAATAACATCGAATTCCACGCAAACATATACCAAACTGCTATAAAAAATCCAGGCATAGTCATACTTCATGATTTTTTTCTTTCGGGATTTATGTCAAATTATAATAAAATAGATCCTAATTTCAATATACAAGATGAGATTTTCTATTCACACAGTTATAAAGGTTTAACTGAATTTTTCTTAAATTCATATGATGTGTTTGCAAAACATTATCCTATAAATAGGCGAATTATAGAGAATTCATACGGTATTATCACACATACGGAAAAAAGCCTAGAATTAGCAGAGTTTTACTACCAAAACAGAGATTTTTTAACTCATATTCCACATCTTAGAGCTAGCATAATTCCTGATAAACAAACAGCAAAGAAAATTTTAAGCTTGCAGGATAAAACTATATTTTGCGTATTTGGTCTCATAGAGCCAAACAAAATGCATAAAGAAATTCTATATGCCTGGAATGAAAGTTTAAAAAATGACAAAAACGCTGTTTTGATATATGCTAGCGGAACTACAAACGATGAATATTTTTTAAATTTAAAAGATTTTGTCAAGGCAAATAGTATAAAAAACATTATATTTACAAATTGGCTAGATAACAATGAATATCATATGTATCAAAGCGCTTGCGATGTATCTATCCAGCTAAGAGCTAGCGATAACGGAGAAGCTAGCGGCGCACTTCTTGACTGTTTTAACTACGAAAACCTTGTCATATCAAACTACTCAAATTTTAAAGATTACACTCTATATATAGACAATATTTACGAACTTAAATTTGCTCTTAAAACTTGCTTAAACAATAATCAAAATATAGTAAAAAATGCTAAAAATTTAATCATTACAAAACACAACCCATTATCTTGCGCCTCACAAATAAGAGATCTAATAGAAAAAAGTTATAAAAATTCAAACAAACTTAATGTACATAAATCTCGAGTTTTATTAGATATCTCCGCTATAGCAAGGGAGGATTTAAAAACAGGTATCGCAAGAGTTGTTTTACAAGAGCTAAATGCCATACTGAAGATATCTCATATGCTAGTTGAGCCGATATATTTTGATCAAAGAGATGGAAAAAAAGGATATTTTTACGCTGGAGACTTTATTGCTTCACGCCATGCCATTCCATTTAAAAATTATACAAGTACGGAAGTAGATATAAGAGACGGTGATATATTTTACGGAATTGATTTTCCAATCTTTTATAAATTTCCACTATTTGAATCAGCTGTATACGAAGCATACAAAATAGGCTTTTTTGATAAACTAAAATCCAAAAAAACAAAAATATACTTTAAAATTCATGATATCTTACCTATAACGTCGCCTCAGTTTTTTCCATATCATGCTTGTGAATTACACCTACAGTGGATAGAAACCATAAGAAAAATAGACCCTTTTCTCATAGCAACTAGCCAAAAAACAAAAAATGATCTTGAACAATACGGTTTTAATAAGATAAAAATTATACCGCTTGGTTCAAATTTCACTGAACTAAAAGTACGTCATATTAAATTTAAAAATAGAACTTTTTTAGCAGTAGGAACCATAGAAGAACGAAAAGCTCAAAAAGCTATTGTAAATACATTTTTAAGATTGCAAAATGAAGGTATAGAAGCGAATTTGATAATAGTGGGAAAATTAGGACGGGTAGATGAGGATTTTAAAGAATTTTTGTGTAAAAAACATAAAAATATCAAATATTTAAAATTTGTAAGCGATAGATTTTTATGTTCTTTATATAGCAGCACAGAAGCTATCATAGCAGCTAGTTATGATGAAGGCTATGGGCTTCCTATGGTAGAAGCATCATATTATGGAGCGTGCATTATAGCAAGAGACATACCTGTTTTTCGAGATATTTTAGGCGAAAATGCTACATATTTTAAAGATGATATATCCCTTTATGAAACTATAAAAAACTATAAGTCAAAAAAGACAAATAGACAAATTGGCATTACGTGGGAATATACAGCAAGAGAAATTTTAAAATTGATAAAAGAGGATTTATGA
- a CDS encoding glycosyltransferase, family 1 (Pfam matches to PF00534.16 Glycos_transf_1, and to PF13439.2 Glyco_transf_4), whose translation MINILIDTRPLASNLTGVGRYTYEIAKNLNKNEFKSTYDYGFLTDELIVGDLNQQKNKPSIKSHLINIAKRILDKTPTIKKVVKKMLIKNSLREVKSIDIDLYFQPNFIPLEFKAKVTVTTIHDLAFMSYPEFHPKERIDYFEQNFIPNLSKTDHFITVSNAIKNEIIKKLNISADKISVIYNGYDENIFKPKNKQTINILKDRLELNNPFILFVGSIEPRKNLTTLIQAYNELNLNNIDLVIVGAKGWENSEIHSLIKDNEHIKFLGFTPDDDLATLYSSATIFVYPSIYEGFGIPPLEAMACGAPILLSDIEVFREIYGNVAEFFSPLNVEELTKKLKNLINNSDKLSIMKNNGLILSKQYSWEKCIQEHEKLFIKLLD comes from the coding sequence ATGATAAATATACTTATAGATACAAGACCACTAGCATCAAATCTTACTGGAGTTGGCAGATATACATATGAAATAGCAAAAAATCTAAATAAAAATGAATTTAAATCAACATATGATTATGGATTTTTAACAGATGAGCTTATTGTTGGGGATCTAAATCAACAAAAAAACAAACCGAGCATCAAGTCACATTTGATAAATATAGCAAAACGCATTCTAGACAAAACTCCTACTATTAAAAAAGTAGTCAAAAAAATGTTAATTAAAAATTCGCTAAGAGAAGTAAAAAGTATAGATATAGATCTATACTTCCAACCAAATTTTATTCCACTTGAATTTAAAGCCAAAGTTACAGTCACTACAATTCACGACTTGGCATTTATGAGTTATCCTGAGTTTCATCCAAAAGAACGCATAGATTACTTTGAACAAAATTTTATACCAAATTTAAGTAAAACAGACCATTTTATCACAGTTTCAAATGCAATAAAAAATGAAATTATAAAAAAGCTAAATATCTCGGCTGACAAAATATCAGTTATTTATAATGGGTATGATGAAAATATATTTAAACCCAAAAACAAACAAACCATAAATATTTTAAAAGATAGACTAGAATTAAATAATCCATTTATATTATTTGTAGGATCTATAGAGCCACGCAAAAATCTTACGACTCTCATACAAGCATACAATGAGTTAAATTTAAATAATATCGATCTAGTTATAGTTGGAGCAAAAGGTTGGGAAAACTCAGAAATACACTCACTTATCAAAGATAATGAACACATAAAATTTTTAGGATTCACTCCAGATGATGATTTAGCAACTCTTTACTCATCAGCAACTATTTTTGTTTATCCATCTATTTATGAAGGATTTGGCATACCGCCTTTAGAAGCCATGGCATGCGGAGCTCCTATTTTATTATCAGATATTGAAGTTTTTAGAGAAATTTATGGAAATGTAGCTGAATTTTTCAGCCCTTTAAATGTAGAAGAGCTGACAAAAAAATTAAAAAATCTTATAAATAATTCAGATAAATTATCTATAATGAAAAACAATGGTCTTATATTATCTAAACAATATAGCTGGGAAAAGTGTATTCAAGAACATGAAAAATTATTTATAAAATTACTTGATTAA
- a CDS encoding polysaccharide/polyol phosphate ABC transporter, ATP-binding protein (Pfam matches to PF14524.2 Wzt_C, and to PF00005.23 ABC_tran) yields the protein MNAVLEVKNLTKIFKIYKNDFQRLKEAFSKKKYHKELVANDNISFSLKEGESLGIIGLNGAGKSTLLKQIAGVLEPSSGEIIKFSKVAAILELGTGFDPELSGRENIYFNGFLLGMQKDHIDKIYNEIVDFSELVNFINMPIKSYSSGMIVRLAFSIAVFSDAKIFIIDEALSVGDAHFSQKCITKLNEIKQNGTSIIFVSHDLAALKLLCQRIILLKEGKLIGDGEASSILQEYNYLISKQSEQNSEYENGYGDKAAEVLEAYILKNDKPSKVFFSGDEATICIKIKANKDLRDLVVGFLIKDKFSQDIFGTNSNIINHPITVKKDKIYLISYILNLNIGNAFYTMSLALHQSDTHVDVCHHWLDNYLSFQVISDPTFIGISKLYPTIRIKEI from the coding sequence TTGAACGCTGTTTTGGAAGTAAAAAACCTCACAAAAATATTTAAAATTTATAAAAATGATTTTCAAAGATTAAAAGAGGCATTTTCAAAGAAAAAATATCATAAAGAACTAGTAGCAAATGACAATATATCTTTTAGTTTAAAAGAAGGAGAAAGTCTAGGTATAATTGGATTAAATGGTGCTGGTAAAAGTACTCTTTTAAAGCAAATAGCAGGTGTATTAGAGCCATCTAGCGGAGAGATAATAAAATTTAGTAAAGTAGCTGCTATTTTAGAGTTAGGAACAGGCTTTGATCCTGAATTAAGCGGTAGGGAAAATATATATTTTAATGGTTTTTTACTCGGTATGCAAAAAGATCATATAGATAAAATTTATAATGAGATTGTAGATTTTAGTGAATTGGTAAATTTTATAAATATGCCGATTAAATCATACTCATCTGGTATGATAGTAAGACTAGCGTTTAGCATAGCCGTATTTAGCGATGCTAAGATTTTTATTATTGATGAAGCACTATCTGTAGGAGATGCGCATTTTTCTCAAAAATGCATAACAAAACTAAATGAGATAAAACAAAACGGTACAAGTATAATATTTGTTTCTCATGATCTAGCTGCGTTAAAACTGCTTTGCCAAAGGATAATTTTGCTAAAAGAAGGTAAACTTATTGGCGATGGAGAAGCTTCTTCTATATTACAAGAATATAATTACCTTATATCAAAACAAAGCGAACAAAACAGTGAGTATGAAAACGGATATGGAGACAAAGCAGCAGAAGTTTTAGAAGCATATATATTAAAAAACGATAAGCCATCAAAAGTATTTTTTAGCGGCGATGAAGCTACTATATGTATAAAAATCAAAGCAAACAAAGACTTAAGAGATTTAGTAGTAGGTTTTCTTATAAAAGATAAATTTTCTCAAGATATATTTGGCACAAACTCAAACATAATAAATCACCCTATCACAGTGAAAAAGGATAAAATATATTTAATATCATACATATTAAATTTAAACATAGGAAACGCATTTTACACAATGTCCCTAGCACTACACCAGAGCGATACTCATGTAGATGTTTGTCATCACTGGTTAGATAACTATTTAAGTTTTCAAGTTATCTCAGATCCAACATTTATAGGCATATCAAAATTATATCCAACAATACGAATTAAGGAAATATGA